The Gammaproteobacteria bacterium genome contains the following window.
GCGATTCAATGTCGCCCACGGTGCCACCAATTTCGACCATCGCCACATCGGCACCTTTGGCACCTTCACGAATCAGGCGTTTGATCTCGTCAGTGATATGCGGAATCACCTGCACGGTGCCGCCGAGGTAATCCCCACGCCGTTCCCTGCGAATGACATGCTCATAAACACGGCCAGTGGTGAAGTTATTGGCCTTGGTCATGGTCGTGCGCACAAAGCGCTCGTAGTGGCCCAGGTCGAGATCAGTCTCGGCGCCGTCTTCGGTCACATAGACCTCGCCGTGCTGGAACGGACTCATGGTGCCGGGGTCGACGTTGATATAGGGATCGAGCTTGAGCAGAGTAACCTTCAGACCACGGGCCTCGAGGATGGCCGCCAGCGAAGCCGAGGCAATCCCTTTGCCCAATGAGGATACTACCCCGCCCGTTACAAAAATGTATTTAGTCATAGAGTTACGATAAGCTTCGCCGTGGAAGAAAAACGATCAGGACGGGAGGGCAGATTACCAGAAAGGCCGAATTTACTCAATGGAAACAAGCACTCGGTCACGATTCACCACAGAGGCACGGAGGCACGGAGGACACAGAGAAGTTAAATGACCACCGGCAGCCGGTGTGGCTTATTGGGTGAGCGCCTCAAAGGCGCCTGAAAAACCAGGTGCCGCCTTAAGGCGGCTGTCACCCGCTATTTTCCTCCCCTCCTCATGACATGAGGAGGGGTGCCCGGAGGGCGGGGAGTTTTTCTTGGCCTGCTGCAACCTCTCCTGCCACCTCAACCTGGAACCCTGCCTTCTCCACTGCTGCGATAAACGGCCCCCACAAGGGAATGCCGGCGATCTGGACCAGCTCATCTCCGAGATAGACCAGCGGCACCCGATCACGCAACCACGGCGGAATCTCCAGGTCTTGCAGCAGCTTTTTTAACGATGTGGCGTGATTCATTCCCATCACCTGAACCTGCTCTCCCCGCTGGCGGAAGCGCACAGACACCGCTTGCTGACCCAGTGACGCTTTTTTGAGCTGGCTACAGACCAGGCGCCGACCATCCGGCAGTAACAGTGGTTTTTCCAGGTTATCCCAGGGAATAACGAGATCGAACTGAAATTCGGCCAGCGGCGGCATCAGATACAAATAACCGGCATAACGACGCATCTCGGCCCCCGGCCAGTGGACACAGGGCTGGCGATCCTCGCCCGCTGCCACCACATCTGACAGCACATGCTGAAGCTTGATATCAGTGGGTAGTGCAAACCCCTGTTGCCGCACCCAATAACGCAGCACATTTCGCTGCCGTTCTGGTGTTAACATCTTTAAACCGGCAATTGAAATTACATCTGACTTCGCTTCTTGAAGATGAAGCAGATCTTGCTGCGCCAACTCGTCCAGCAACAGCGCTGATTCAGCACACAAACGCGCACTGCGATCCAGCGTTCTGGTCAGCGATGGCCAGCGCTCGCGCAAGCGTGGGATGATTTCATGACGCAAAAAATTGCGATCATAATCGGTATCGAAATTGCTCTCGTCATCAATCCACTGCAAATTATAAACACTAGCGTATTCAGCAAGTTCAGCGCGCGTAAATTGCAGCAGTGGCCGTAGCAATGTACCTGCGCCAAACGGCGTCTGTGGCGCCATTGCTGCTAAGCCTTTAGGCCCTGCGCCACGCAATAATTGCAGCAATACTGTTTCCGCTTGATCGTCTTGGTGATGGGCAGTACAGAGATATCCCCCTGACTGAATCAGGTCCAAAAAGGCCTGATAACGTGCCTCGCGCGCGGCGGCCTCTGGGCTTGCGCCTGCCTTCAAGACTACGGTGACACTAATGGATTTAAATGGCACCGAGAGCGCATTACAGACTTGCTCGCAATGCCGTGCCCAGTCGCTGGCGTGCGGGCTCAGCCCATGATTGATATATACCGCACGAAGATTGACTGACAAGGATTCGCGTAACTGTGCCAAAAGATGCAATAACACATGCGAATCCATACCACCGCTGTAGGCCACCCAGATACAGGCGCCGGGGGGCAAAAACGATAATTGCTCACCCAACCGCTGGCCCAAAGAAGCCATAATACTTTTTACGACTTTGTACTCTCGGTGAACTTGCCATAGCCCATCAAACGCTGATAACGCGTTTGCAACAAGGTATCAATATTCACCTTGCGCAGTTGTCTGACCTGCTCCAGCAAAACTTCTTTCAATTGCACGGCAATCACATCTGGATTCCGATGGGCGCCGCCTTGCGGCTCAGGAATGATGTGATCAATCAGGCCCAATTTTTTCAGGCGATCGGAAGTCAACCCCAAGGCCTCGGCAGCTTCAGACGCTTTTTCCGCACTCTTCCACAGAATCGAGGCACACCCTTCCGGCGAAATGACCGAATAAGTACTGTACTGCAACATCATCACCCGATCACCGACGCCGATTGCCAAGGCACCGCCGGAACCACCCTCACCAATCACGGTACAGATAATCGGCGTACGCAATTCGGCCATCACAAACAGATTGCGGGCAATGGCCTCACTCTGGCCACGCTCTTCGGCATCGATACCCGGATAGGCGCCCGGCGTGTCGATAAAGGTGAGGATCGGCAATTTAAAACGTTCCGCCATGTGCATCAGGCGCAAGGCCTTGCGATAACCTTCCGGCCGCGGCATACCGAAATTACGGCGGACTTTTTCCTTGGTGTCACGGCCCTTTTGCTGACCGATGATCATCACCGGCTCACCTTCCAGCCGCGCCACACCGCCGACAATGGCGGCGTCGTCGGAAAAGGCGCGATCACCATGCAGCTCTTCAAAGTCGGTGAAAATCCGGGCGATGTAATCCAGGGTATACGGGCGCTGCGGATGACGCGCCAACTGCGAGATCTGCCAGGCGTTCAGATTCTTGAAAATCTGAGTCGTCAGGGCTTTACTCTTGTCTTCCAGTCGTTTGATCTCGCCTTCGATGTTTAATTCGTTATCGCTGCCAACGTGGCGCAATTCTTCGATCTTGGCTTCAAGTTCGGCGATTGGTCGTTCAAAATCTAAAAAACGCATGGATTGATGACCTAATTGATAGACGTGCGGCTATTTTACCCGGATGTAGCCAGTGGGGGAACCCGCAACTAAACAGGGCGATTCGTGACGCCCCTACGGGTAAACGACCCGGACTCTCTCTTTCCCCGCCAATTCATTGAGCCGATGGATCAACTCGTCCGCTGGCCGCACCTGCCACTCCGCCCCGAGTGCCAGCTTGGCCCGAGCACCCTCGCCTTCATAACTCAACCACACAGGGCATCCGCCCTGACGATAAGGCTTCAACAATTGACTGAGTGAATCGACAAAGCCGTTCGCCGCCTCGGATTGCTCCAGACGAATTTCGAGCCGCTTGGCGAAACGTTCTCGCGCCTGCTCAATGTCAAAGATGTGTTCGCAACTCATGCGGAATGAACCGGAGTAATCATCGACACTGACCGCGCCTTCAACCACCAGCAATTTATCTTTCACCAGAAGATCACGATACCTCTGATAATTTTCGGAAAACACCGCCAGCTCAACCCGTCCGGTACGATCATCGAGCGTGACAAACGCAATGCGATCACCGCGCTTGCTTTGCATGGTACGCACACCAATGACGAGACCGGCGACCACGATCGCTTGATTCTTATCCGACTTAAGATCCGCCAAACGAGCACTAACAAACTTGTTCAGTTCAGGCTCATAACGCGTGATCGGATGACCAGTGAGATAAAGCCCAAGCGTTTCTTTTTCGCCCTGCAAACGCTCATCGTCCTGCCATTCGGGTATCACGTTATATTCGGTAGGACTTTGTTGGAGCTTGGTGCTTTCAAAACCGAACATGTCGGCAAAACCGGCGTTTTGGTTTTGGTTGTGTTGTTCAGCCAAATGAATCGCCGTAGTCAACGAATTCATCATCGTGGCGCGATTGGGGCCGAGCTTATCCAGCGCACCGGCGCGTATCATTGCTTCCAGTAGACGGCGGTTGACCTTGCGCAAGTCGATGCGACGGCAGAAATCAAAAATATCTTTAAATGTGCCGTTCTTGCGGCGTTCTTCAATCACGGTATCCAGCGCTGCCACGCCAACACCCTTGATCGCACCCAAACCATAGAGAATAGTTTTATCATCAGCAACAGTGAACGAAGAATCGCAGGTATTAATGTCCGGCGAAAACACTTCGAGCTTCATGGTGCGGCATTCTTCAATCAGTGTTACCACTTTATCGGTATTGTCCATATCCGCCGACAACACCGCGGCCATAAACGCCGCCGGATAATGCGCCTTCAGCCAGGCCGTTTGATAGGACACCAGCGCGTAAGCGGCCGAATGCGATTTATTGAAACCGTATTCCGCGAATTTCTCCATCAAGTCGAAAATCGGCGTCGCAATGTTCGGCGCGATACCGCGTTCTTGCGCGCCCTTGGTAAAGATGTCGCGCTGCTTGGCCATCTCCTCGGGTTTCTTTTTACCCATGGCGCGCCGCAACAAGTCGGCGCCGCCAAGGCTGTAACCGGACAGCACCTGCGCAATCTGCATGACCTGTTCCTGATACACAATAACGCCGTAGGTGGGCTTGAGTACGGGTTCCAGCAACGGGTGCGGATAGCTGACTTTGGCCAATCCTTTTTTACGATTGATAAAGTCATCCACCATCCCCGATTGCAAGGGACCGGGGCGGAACAAGGCCACCAGCGCAATAATGTCTTCGAAACAATCCGGCTGCAGGCGCTTAATCAGATCCTTCATGCCGCGAGATTCCAGCTGGAACACCGCAGTCGTTTCACAATTCTTTAACAGGCGATATGCGGCCGGATCGTCCAGTGGAATCAGGTTGATATCGATCGCGTCTTCACCCGCCTGCTTGCGAAGCGCATTAACCGTCTTCAAGGCCCAATCGATAATCGTGAGCGTACGCAGACCGAGAAAGTCAAACTTCACCAGTCCAACGGATTCGGCATCATCTTTGTCGAGTTGAGTGACAGCGCCGTGGCCGCCTGCTTCACAATAGAGCGGACAAAAATCTGTCAGCGGTGTCGGCGCGATCACCACGCCACCGGCATGTTTACCGGCGTTGCGCGACAGCCCTTCCAACGACATTGCCATGTCGATCAGAGTTCTGACATCTTCATCCTGTTCATAGCGCTGGCGCAGGACTTCTTCCTGTTCCAGCGCTTTTTCCAGCGTGATGCCTAATTCAAAGGGCACCAGCTTGGCGATTTGATCGACAAAACCATAAGGATGCCCCAATACCCTACCGACATCGCGCACCACCGCCTTAGCCGCCATACTGCCGTAGGTGATGATCTGCGACACCTGATCGCGGCCATATTTGTGCACCACATAGTCGATGACCTCATCACGCCGATCCATGCAAAAATCGACGTCGAAGTCGGGCATGGACACACGTTCCGGATTCAGGAATCGCTCGAACAGCAGATCATAACGCAGCGGATCAAGATCGGTAATCAGCAGCGCATAGGCCACTAATGAGCCTGCGCCCGAACCACGTCCCGGCCCGACCGGGATGCCATTTTCCTTGGCCCAGCGTATGAAGTCAGAAACGATGAGAAAGTAACCGGGGAATCCCATCTTGATGATGACATCAAGTTCAGTTTCCAGACGCTGACGATAGGGTTCACACTGCGATGCATACTGCGCAGCAGCGGGATCAAACAATAGAGGTAAACGCGCCGCTAAGCCTTCGCGCGAACGATGGCGAAAATAATCACTAATCGTCATTTCCGCTGGCACCGGGAAATCCGGCAACACAGGATTGCCGAGTTTGAATTCCAGATTACAACGGCGCGCAATCTCTACAGAATTTACCAGCGCCTCAGGAATATCAGCAAACAACGCCGCCATTTCGGTGGCACTGCGCAGATACTGCTGGTTGGAATACAGTTTCGGTCGACGCGGATCATCGAGCGTTCGGCCATCGTGAATACACACCCGCGCCTCGTGCGATTCGAAATCATCGGCCTTGATAAAATGCACGTCATTGGTGGCCACGACCGGCAGATTAAGTTCCAGCGCCAGGATCAGGGATTCCTGAACATGAATTTCTTCATGATCACGGCCTGTGCGTTGCAACTCTAGATAGAAACGATCCGGAAACAATTGCGCCCAACCCGACGCCAGCTCACGGGCCATCTCCGGATGACCTGCCAACAACGCTTGCCCCACATCGCCGCCACGGCCACCGGAAAGCACAATCAAACCGTCGCTGTGACCCGCCAACCATTCATAGTCGAGGGTCGGCACACCGCGATGCTGGCCCTCGATATAGGAGCGCGTGATGAGGCGGCTGAGGTTAAGATAACCCTCGCGGTTCAGACACAACAGCACCAAGCGGCTCAGCTGCCCGCCATTGATGTTGCGATGGATCCAGACGTCACAGCCGATGATCGGCTTGATCCCTGCGCCCATGGCCGCCTTGTAAAACTTGACCATGGCAAACAAATTGGACTGATCGGTGAGCGCCACGGCGCCCATCCCACCCGCGGCGACCGCCTTGACCAGCGGCTTGATCCGCACCACACCGTTAACCAGTGAGTACTCGCTGTGAACCCGGAGATGAACGAATGAGGGTGATGACATCGGGCTATTGTAGCGTGGCCTTGCAGGCCTCACCACCTGAGAATTTAAATCAAAATATCAACTTTACTCATTGATTAATATAATCTAAGTGTTAACCCGCAAAAGGGGCGCAACTTTTTGCGTCGGCTCTTTTCAGCACGATGCTTATACGCCCTCACGGCATCGCCAGCTCGATAATCAGCTTGCCATCGCGCACCATGACGGACTTGATCTCGCTACCCATAAACCGTTGGGGTTCGCTTGTCTGGCCCAGGGCATAAATGGGATAACCTTGCAGCGCCTGCCGAACGACCACCTCGGCGAACTGCCGGATTTGCTCGACTAAGGGCGGCGCAATATCGACGAGCGTGAGCTTCTCGACGCGGGCATCATCCAGATAAAATTCGCCGCGCTTGCGTTCGAAGCGCAGTTTTCCATTCACTTCGGCGAAACCGGAAATTGCGATTTGCTGAACCGCCGTCGCCTCTAGCCGCAGGCGTAAACCGATGCGATCACTGTTTTCACGCAACATCACTTCAGGATGATGCAATTGCATGCTGACCATGCTGTCTTCACGCGTGATGGGAAATAGTCGCTCCACTCGACGCTGCATATCGGCACGATCCAGGGTGATGATGAAGCTCATCTCTCCAGCAACCATCGGCTGCACTGGCATCAAGGTCATCAAGATTAAGAAAAATGTGCCTCTGGTTACATTGGCGAGGCTGCAATGGGACATGGTTATTTCACTGCCCCTGTTTTAATCCTGCGTTCACTTCCCTGTAAGCACATAAACCGTACCCAGTGCAGGGTGGGCAAATCATTGATCACACGCTTTCTTTGTTCAGTGAATTCGCCATCGCCCGCTGCACCGGCGCGTAACTGCGGCGGTGGATGGGGGTAACGCCGAGCTGTTGCAGGGCCTTAAGATGCACGGGCGCGGGATACCCCTTATGTTTAGCGAAGCCATAGCCAGGATAGGTCTGATCGAAGGCCACCATTTCCTGATCGCGCGCCACCTTGGCAATGATCGAAGCGGCACAGATGGCAGGCACAGATTGATCACCCTTGACGATGGCCTGCGCTGGATACGACAAGATGGGGCAACGATTACCATCAATCAGCACTTTTGACGGCGCCACGGTCAGTCCTGCGACCGCTCGCTGCATCGCCAACATCGTCGCATGCAAGATGTTGAGCTGGTCAATCTCCTCAACCTCGGCCCGGCCCAAAGACCAGGCCAGAGCCTTGGCACGAATCTCAATCGCCAACCGCTCACGCTGCGCCTCAGACAATGCCTTGGAATCACGCAGTCCCTCGATCGGATTCGCGGGATCTAAAATTACCGCTGCCGTTACCACTGGCCCCGCCAGCGGGCCGCGCCCCACTTCATCGACCCCTGCTACCAGCATGGCTTCTAATCCCGACGCCATCGACTACACTCCGCAAACCCATTCTGATTTTCGAATCCATTCCACCAAATCTTCAGGCGGTAATGGCCGCGCCAAATGATATCCTTGCACATAATCGCAGTTCAGAGAACGCAGCATTTTCAACACCAGCTCATTCTCCACTCCTTCCGCCACCACGCGCAGCCCCAGATTGTGCGCCAAATCGATGGTGGCATGCACAATCTTGGCGTCATTCTCGGACTTTTCCATTTCCATGACGAATGATTTATCGATCTTGATCTCATCCACCGGCAAGTTCTTGAGATAACCCAACGACGAATAACCCGTGCCAAAGTCATCGATCGACAGGCTGACACCCATTTGATCCAGACGATTCAGGATCTCCATTGCACGCTTCGGATCCTGCATCGTCGCTTGTTCAGTCACTTCCAGACACAATGCCGATGGCGGCAACTCCAGATCACGCAATGTACTTTCTATCCGATTCGGAAGTGATAAATCATATAAGACACGCGATGACAGATTGACAGCGACCTGCAGCTCAATCCCCTGACGCTGCCACTCTTTGTATTGAAGCAAAGCACGCCTGATAACCCAGTCCGTTAACGGCCCTATCAAACCACGCTGCTCAGACAAGGGAATGAATTGATCCGGCGGAATCATGCCACGCTCCGGATGCCGCCACCGAATCAGTGCCTCGACCCCGGTGACACAGCCCCGAGCGATATTCAATTTTGGCTGATAAAACAAGATCATCTGATCTTGCTCAATACCCGCTCGTAATTCCGCCTTTAGCGCCAGTTGATTTACGCTATGCCGATCATAGGCAGCATCATAAACCGAAAATGAGCTCTGGATATTCTTGGCCACATAAAGCGCAATATCTACCCGCCGCAACAAGGTCGCCCCATCTTCACCATGCTCAGGATACATTGCGATACCCAGTGTGCCCGTGACAATAACATTGTTACCCTCTATCTCAATTGGAGAATCGAGCACTTCAACAATCCTCTTGGCTACCTTGATTGCACCATCGACATTTTTCAGCGCCGGCAAAAGTACAGCGAACTCATCGCCACCCAAGCGCGCCACTGTCGAAACATCATCAGCCGTCTGCCCATCGGGATAATAAGGCTCATCTTCACTGCTTACCCGCGCCAGAGTAGAAGATGCACGCAGAATCCTTTGCAAACGCTCCCCTACTTGCTGCAAAAGCACATCTCCCACATGGTGCCCAAGGGTATCATTGACCTCCTTGAAGCCATCCAAATCCAGCAACAAAACACCCAATTTTTCACCACGGCGCTTGCTCGACAAAATCATCTGCGCCAAACGATCATTAAACAACGCCCGATTCGGCAGGTTGGTTAGCTGATCCGTGAAAGCCATCTTTTCATATTCATCATAGAGCCTGGCTAACTCAGTACTCATATCGTTAAATACATTGAAGAGTTTCGTCAGCTCGGCATTCCCCTTAAAATCAATCGCCGCGCCCAGCTGTCGCCAGTCTCGACGTACATCCGATAATTGCTCAATGAAACGCTGCAATGGCTTCAGGGTAGTACGCTGCAACAACCAAAACGCCAAAATCACCGATAACAGCGTAATACCACCCGCAAACAGGATCAATTTATTGCGCGCGGCTCCTATTTCGCCTGCAAAGTTAGCAATACTCTGCTCCACTGAGAGCAAGAGCAATGGCCGTTGATCAAAAGTTTCCAGCCACACATCAGCAGTGATCACATCATTATTGCTGTCCGCCCACCGGGACCCACGGTAAATATCCTCCTTGTTAGGAGAACTAATTGCGATGGGCATACCCATACGCTTCTCGATTTCAATCAGGTTCACAAATGGATCTATCACAATCTGTAGATAACCATTTGCCACAAACGAATCCGTTGGAATAATCAGAGAATAATAAACCCGACCCGAACTCGCACACAAACCAGAAATTGACTTTAATCGATCATGCCCCGACCTCAAACTGGCCACATTCACAAGATCGGCACACAATACATCCACCCTGCGGTGTGCGCGTATTCCGCCATTCGATTGCGAAACCAGATCAAACCCAGGCGAATACACATAGATTTGAAATAACTTGACAAGTCCAGCACTGACATAATATTGCTGGAATTGGTCGTCCAACAGACGAGCTAATGCCTCTCGATCCTGCTTTTTAAAAGAATCTTTGAACTTTGTCAGCTCTCGTAGATGGAGAGCAACATCCAGGACATAACCTTCCATCTCTGCAACAACTTGAGAGGATCTATCCTGAAGCTCGGCTTTCAGAAGTTTACGCTGATTATCTAATGCAAGATCGTGATAGGTCTCCCAGGCGAAGAGCACAATGGTCATGCTCAAAATCACCAGCAAAATAGTAACCAAGGTTCGCAGCGATATTCTATGCAGGCCCATGTTAACCTTATCGTCCAGATCTATTATTCATTTTTATTATAGATGTATTTCTTCTGTATCCATTCTTCCATGCCGCCGCGAAACCAATATAACTGGTCATAACCGCATGACTTGGCAATAGCAATAGCGGCCTTGCTGCGCTTGCATTTAGGCCCATTACAATAAAACACTAATGGTCGATGTTTGCT
Protein-coding sequences here:
- the accA gene encoding acetyl-CoA carboxylase carboxyl transferase subunit alpha, which translates into the protein MRFLDFERPIAELEAKIEELRHVGSDNELNIEGEIKRLEDKSKALTTQIFKNLNAWQISQLARHPQRPYTLDYIARIFTDFEELHGDRAFSDDAAIVGGVARLEGEPVMIIGQQKGRDTKEKVRRNFGMPRPEGYRKALRLMHMAERFKLPILTFIDTPGAYPGIDAEERGQSEAIARNLFVMAELRTPIICTVIGEGGSGGALAIGVGDRVMMLQYSTYSVISPEGCASILWKSAEKASEAAEALGLTSDRLKKLGLIDHIIPEPQGGAHRNPDVIAVQLKEVLLEQVRQLRKVNIDTLLQTRYQRLMGYGKFTESTKS
- a CDS encoding EAL domain-containing protein is translated as MTIVLFAWETYHDLALDNQRKLLKAELQDRSSQVVAEMEGYVLDVALHLRELTKFKDSFKKQDREALARLLDDQFQQYYVSAGLVKLFQIYVYSPGFDLVSQSNGGIRAHRRVDVLCADLVNVASLRSGHDRLKSISGLCASSGRVYYSLIIPTDSFVANGYLQIVIDPFVNLIEIEKRMGMPIAISSPNKEDIYRGSRWADSNNDVITADVWLETFDQRPLLLLSVEQSIANFAGEIGAARNKLILFAGGITLLSVILAFWLLQRTTLKPLQRFIEQLSDVRRDWRQLGAAIDFKGNAELTKLFNVFNDMSTELARLYDEYEKMAFTDQLTNLPNRALFNDRLAQMILSSKRRGEKLGVLLLDLDGFKEVNDTLGHHVGDVLLQQVGERLQRILRASSTLARVSSEDEPYYPDGQTADDVSTVARLGGDEFAVLLPALKNVDGAIKVAKRIVEVLDSPIEIEGNNVIVTGTLGIAMYPEHGEDGATLLRRVDIALYVAKNIQSSFSVYDAAYDRHSVNQLALKAELRAGIEQDQMILFYQPKLNIARGCVTGVEALIRWRHPERGMIPPDQFIPLSEQRGLIGPLTDWVIRRALLQYKEWQRQGIELQVAVNLSSRVLYDLSLPNRIESTLRDLELPPSALCLEVTEQATMQDPKRAMEILNRLDQMGVSLSIDDFGTGYSSLGYLKNLPVDEIKIDKSFVMEMEKSENDAKIVHATIDLAHNLGLRVVAEGVENELVLKMLRSLNCDYVQGYHLARPLPPEDLVEWIRKSEWVCGV
- the tilS gene encoding tRNA lysidine(34) synthetase TilS; this translates as MASLGQRLGEQLSFLPPGACIWVAYSGGMDSHVLLHLLAQLRESLSVNLRAVYINHGLSPHASDWARHCEQVCNALSVPFKSISVTVVLKAGASPEAAAREARYQAFLDLIQSGGYLCTAHHQDDQAETVLLQLLRGAGPKGLAAMAPQTPFGAGTLLRPLLQFTRAELAEYASVYNLQWIDDESNFDTDYDRNFLRHEIIPRLRERWPSLTRTLDRSARLCAESALLLDELAQQDLLHLQEAKSDVISIAGLKMLTPERQRNVLRYWVRQQGFALPTDIKLQHVLSDVVAAGEDRQPCVHWPGAEMRRYAGYLYLMPPLAEFQFDLVIPWDNLEKPLLLPDGRRLVCSQLKKASLGQQAVSVRFRQRGEQVQVMGMNHATSLKKLLQDLEIPPWLRDRVPLVYLGDELVQIAGIPLWGPFIAAVEKAGFQVEVAGEVAAGQEKLPALRAPLLMS
- the rnhB gene encoding ribonuclease HII, yielding MASGLEAMLVAGVDEVGRGPLAGPVVTAAVILDPANPIEGLRDSKALSEAQRERLAIEIRAKALAWSLGRAEVEEIDQLNILHATMLAMQRAVAGLTVAPSKVLIDGNRCPILSYPAQAIVKGDQSVPAICAASIIAKVARDQEMVAFDQTYPGYGFAKHKGYPAPVHLKALQQLGVTPIHRRSYAPVQRAMANSLNKESV
- a CDS encoding DUF1439 domain-containing protein gives rise to the protein MSHCSLANVTRGTFFLILMTLMPVQPMVAGEMSFIITLDRADMQRRVERLFPITREDSMVSMQLHHPEVMLRENSDRIGLRLRLEATAVQQIAISGFAEVNGKLRFERKRGEFYLDDARVEKLTLVDIAPPLVEQIRQFAEVVVRQALQGYPIYALGQTSEPQRFMGSEIKSVMVRDGKLIIELAMP
- the dnaE gene encoding DNA polymerase III subunit alpha produces the protein MSSPSFVHLRVHSEYSLVNGVVRIKPLVKAVAAGGMGAVALTDQSNLFAMVKFYKAAMGAGIKPIIGCDVWIHRNINGGQLSRLVLLCLNREGYLNLSRLITRSYIEGQHRGVPTLDYEWLAGHSDGLIVLSGGRGGDVGQALLAGHPEMARELASGWAQLFPDRFYLELQRTGRDHEEIHVQESLILALELNLPVVATNDVHFIKADDFESHEARVCIHDGRTLDDPRRPKLYSNQQYLRSATEMAALFADIPEALVNSVEIARRCNLEFKLGNPVLPDFPVPAEMTISDYFRHRSREGLAARLPLLFDPAAAQYASQCEPYRQRLETELDVIIKMGFPGYFLIVSDFIRWAKENGIPVGPGRGSGAGSLVAYALLITDLDPLRYDLLFERFLNPERVSMPDFDVDFCMDRRDEVIDYVVHKYGRDQVSQIITYGSMAAKAVVRDVGRVLGHPYGFVDQIAKLVPFELGITLEKALEQEEVLRQRYEQDEDVRTLIDMAMSLEGLSRNAGKHAGGVVIAPTPLTDFCPLYCEAGGHGAVTQLDKDDAESVGLVKFDFLGLRTLTIIDWALKTVNALRKQAGEDAIDINLIPLDDPAAYRLLKNCETTAVFQLESRGMKDLIKRLQPDCFEDIIALVALFRPGPLQSGMVDDFINRKKGLAKVSYPHPLLEPVLKPTYGVIVYQEQVMQIAQVLSGYSLGGADLLRRAMGKKKPEEMAKQRDIFTKGAQERGIAPNIATPIFDLMEKFAEYGFNKSHSAAYALVSYQTAWLKAHYPAAFMAAVLSADMDNTDKVVTLIEECRTMKLEVFSPDINTCDSSFTVADDKTILYGLGAIKGVGVAALDTVIEERRKNGTFKDIFDFCRRIDLRKVNRRLLEAMIRAGALDKLGPNRATMMNSLTTAIHLAEQHNQNQNAGFADMFGFESTKLQQSPTEYNVIPEWQDDERLQGEKETLGLYLTGHPITRYEPELNKFVSARLADLKSDKNQAIVVAGLVIGVRTMQSKRGDRIAFVTLDDRTGRVELAVFSENYQRYRDLLVKDKLLVVEGAVSVDDYSGSFRMSCEHIFDIEQARERFAKRLEIRLEQSEAANGFVDSLSQLLKPYRQGGCPVWLSYEGEGARAKLALGAEWQVRPADELIHRLNELAGKERVRVVYP